CGGACATCTCCCTGTCGACGTTCAACGCCTACTCCCGCGTGGTGTACACGCAGGATGCGCTGAAAATCGTGCGCGACCACCCCGTCCTCGGCGTCGGCGGAGGCGGATGGAACGCCGTCTACCACGCGTACCAGACGTTCAACTATTACACGACCCAGGTGCACAACGACTTCGCGCAGGTGTGGGTGGAGGTCGGCACGGTCGGGCTCCTGCTCTACCTGGGCCTGTGGGTCGCGTTCCTGTGGGCGGGCGTGCGGCTCTGGCGGGCCGACGCCACCTCGCCCGGCGTGCCCGCGCTGGTCGCGGCCGCGGTGCTGGGGGCGCACAGCGCCATCGACTTCAACCTCTCGCTGGGCGCGATCAACCTCTTGTTGTGGAGCCTCTGGGGTGTCGTCTGGGCGGAGGCGCGGCTGGCGGCCGCGGGCGGCGCCGGGCGGAGTGATGCCGCGGCGCCGGCTGGGGGGCCGGCTACCGGTGCGGCGGCCGCCGGTCCGGGCGCGGCGCGGCCGGAGGTGGCGGCGGCGCGGGGCGGGGCCGATCGCCCGCGGCCGCGCCCCCGTCGCTCCGCGGCACGGTCCTCGGGCTCCTCGTGGGGCGCCGCGGCGGCGTTCCACGCGCTCTGCGGCCTGGCCCTCCTCGGCACGCTCATCCTCATGCTGGGCTACGCCAGCGGCGACGCCGCGGCCCAGGCGCTGAATAGCGGCGACGCTCAACGGGCGCGCACGCTGTTCCAGCGCGCCGTGGCGGCCGACCCGTTCCAGGCCACGTATCGCATGGATCTCGGGCAATCGCTGTTCCTGGTGGGCGACGCCGACGGCGACGCCGGCCTGAAGGCCCAGGGCATGGCCGCCATGGCCCGCGCCGTGCGCATGGTCCCGTACGACGCCAACCTGCACACCACGTACGCGAACTACCTCCTCCGCGCCGGCGACATCCCGGCGGGACTCGAAGAACTGCGGCGCGCGCTGCGGCTCAACCCGACCGAGCCGCGCCGCTACGAAAACCTGGCCGCCGGCCTGGTCAGCGCGGCGGCGGCGTACGTGCGGGCGGGCCATCCGGAACAGGCGCGGCCGCTCCTCGACGAAGCTGTCGCACTGCCGCAGAAGCTCAGGGCGCAGCACGACGCCGAGCCGGAGGCGGCGCAGTCGCAGCGCACGCCGGAGCGCACCGACGCCTTGGACGGTTTCGCCGGCCGGGCGTACGCCATGCGGGGCGACTGGGCGCAGGCGGCGCCGCTCCTGGAAAACGGCACGCGCGTGGCCCCGCAGCCGACAGCCGGCGAGGCGGCGCTGTGGCTGGGGCTCGTCAGGCAGAAGACAGGCGCGCCGGACGCCCAGGGCGCGCTGGATCGCGCGCGCAAGCTGCTGGGCGGCGCCTACGATCAGGCGCTGAAGGAGACGGAGCCGCTCGTTGGGGCGGTGAAGTGAACCCGGCGAGGGCGCTGAAGACGATGTCGACGGCAAAGCGAAACGGGACGGTGACGGGAATGGACGCGATCGTGCTGGCGGCCGGCCGGGGGGTGCGCATGGGGCGCGACGTGCCCAAGCAGTTCCTGCGCCTGGCCGGCAAGCCGCTCCTCGTGCACGTGCTGGAGGTCTTCGAGGCGCTTGAGGACGTCGACCGCGTGTGGGTCACGGCGCTGGCGGGATATGAGGACGAGTACCGCCGCCTCTTCGAGCAGTACCGCCTCGAAAAGCCGGAGCTGGTTCCGGGCGGCGAGACGCGACAGTGGTCCGTGGCGCGGGCGCTCGAGTCCGTGCGCAGCCCCCGCGTGATCGTGCACGAGGCCGTGCGGCCCTTCGTCACGGCCGACTTCGTCCGCGGCCTTCTCGCGTGGCCGGACGCGGCCGTCGTGCCGACGCAGCCCATTCCCTTCACCGTCGCCGAGGGTGACGCGTTCATGACGGCGGAGCTCAACCGCGCGCGCCTGCACAACGTGCAGCTGCCGCAGGTGTTCAACACGGCCGTCCTGCGTGAGGCGCATCGCCGCTTCCGCGAGCCCGGCGATGCCACGGAGGACTCGCTGCTCGTCTTCCGCCTGGGGGAGCGGGTCCGCTTTGTGCCCGGGCGGGAAGAGAACATCAAGATCACGACGCCGCTCGACCTTCAGCTGGCCGAGCTGATCTACCGTGAGCGCTGAGGGCGGGCGCGTCGTCATCGTCACGGGGGCGAGCCGCGGCATCGGCCGCGCGATCGCCGTGGAGCTGAGCCGCGCGGGGGAGTCCGTGGTGGCCGTGGCGCGCACGGCGGCGGACCTGGAAGAGACGCGCCGCTTCATGGAGGAGGTCCGTCCGGCTGGAAGCGGCGCGCGGCACGCCGTCTTCACGGCCGACGTCACGCGGGAGGACGAGGTCGAGGCCCTCTTCCGCGCCGTGGCGGAGCGGTACCGGCGCGTCGACGTGCTCGTCAACAACGCCGGCCACGTCGATCCGGTGGGGATCCTCGAGATGACGCTGGAGAACTGGTCGCGGACGCTGGCGACGAACCTCACGGCCGC
The Clostridia bacterium genome window above contains:
- a CDS encoding SDR family NAD(P)-dependent oxidoreductase; this translates as MSAEGGRVVIVTGASRGIGRAIAVELSRAGESVVAVARTAADLEETRRFMEEVRPAGSGARHAVFTADVTREDEVEALFRAVAERYRRVDVLVNNAGHVDPVGILEMTLENWSRTLATNLTAAFLCTREFVRANKRVGGKIINIASTAGLTPRPGWSAYAAAKA
- a CDS encoding O-antigen ligase family protein → DISLSTFNAYSRVVYTQDALKIVRDHPVLGVGGGGWNAVYHAYQTFNYYTTQVHNDFAQVWVEVGTVGLLLYLGLWVAFLWAGVRLWRADATSPGVPALVAAAVLGAHSAIDFNLSLGAINLLLWSLWGVVWAEARLAAAGGAGRSDAAAPAGGPATGAAAAGPGAARPEVAAARGGADRPRPRPRRSAARSSGSSWGAAAAFHALCGLALLGTLILMLGYASGDAAAQALNSGDAQRARTLFQRAVAADPFQATYRMDLGQSLFLVGDADGDAGLKAQGMAAMARAVRMVPYDANLHTTYANYLLRAGDIPAGLEELRRALRLNPTEPRRYENLAAGLVSAAAAYVRAGHPEQARPLLDEAVALPQKLRAQHDAEPEAAQSQRTPERTDALDGFAGRAYAMRGDWAQAAPLLENGTRVAPQPTAGEAALWLGLVRQKTGAPDAQGALDRARKLLGGAYDQALKETEPLVGAVK
- a CDS encoding 2-C-methyl-D-erythritol 4-phosphate cytidylyltransferase, which produces MDAIVLAAGRGVRMGRDVPKQFLRLAGKPLLVHVLEVFEALEDVDRVWVTALAGYEDEYRRLFEQYRLEKPELVPGGETRQWSVARALESVRSPRVIVHEAVRPFVTADFVRGLLAWPDAAVVPTQPIPFTVAEGDAFMTAELNRARLHNVQLPQVFNTAVLREAHRRFREPGDATEDSLLVFRLGERVRFVPGREENIKITTPLDLQLAELIYRER